TAGATTATGGTAATGCAATTTGGCATGGAGTGGTTGGCGCAGAGCTAATTAAGGATGAATTAGGGATTTGGGATGAAGATATCCTAAATGCAGTTCGCCACCATACTACTGGAGCGCCAGTAATGACGAAGCTCGAGCAGGTTATTTACATGGCTGACTATATTGAGCCGGGTCGTGACTTTGCCGGCGTAAAAAAGGCACGAGTAATTACAGCAGCAAACCTTCAAGCAGGAGTTGCTTACCAAACAAAACATACGCTGGCTTATTTGATTGAAAATGGAAAGCCAGTATATCCAAAGACAATAGATACCTATAATGCATGGGTTCCGCAATATGAAGGAGAGATAGATTAAATGGATAGTAAACAATTATTAGAAATGGTTGTCAAGGCTGCCGATGGTCGGCGCGCAGAAGATATCGTCGCTCTTAAAGTTGATGAAATTAGTCCAATGGCTGATTATTTCGTTATTATGACGGGAGGCTCAGACCGTCAAGTACAGGCGATTACGAATGCCATTGTTGAAAAAGCGCATGAAGAAAATGTCAAAATTGGTAGCGTTGAAGGTAAAAATCATGCTCAATGGGTATTGGTTGACCTTGGTGACGTGGTTGTCCATGTTTTCCGTGAAGAAACCCGTCAATTCTATAACCTTGAAAAATTATGGGCCGACGCACCCCTTGTCAATATTAACGACTGGATTAATGATTAAATGATTTATCAAAGTTTTGCCCAGTTATATGACCAGCTTTTTGATCCTGAAATGTACCAGAAGTGGGAAAAGTTCACAATTAAAAACCTTCCTGCTAATACTAAGAGCATTTTAGATTTAGCTGGCGGTAGTGGACGGTTAGGAGTAATGCTGGCTGCTCGTGGATTTGATGTAACGGTTGCTGACTTTTCTGCTGAGATGCTCAGTATTGCCGATCAACATGCCACGGAAGCAGGAGTTAGTATGAATCTCTTGCAAGCTGATATGCGGGACCTCAGTGCTTTACCGCAGTATGATGCGATCACTTGTTATGCGGACTCTTTTTGTTATTTAGACGATGCAGCGGCCGTGCAAAAGACCTTCAATGAAATTGCTGATCATTTGAAAGATAATGGTGTCTTTTTATTTGATGTCATTTCTCCTTATCAAACTGATGTCATTTATCCGGGGTATATGTTCAACTATGAGGATAAGGATCATCAGCGAGCGTTCATGTGGCAGTCTTTCAAAGATGATGATGTTGAGCATGGCGTAATTCACGAATTAGCTTTTTTCACTCGAGATAATGATGGACGTTATGATCGTGTTGGAGAAACCCATTATGAACGTGCTTATGAATTGCCTTTATTAAAGCAGATGTTATCTCAAGCTGGTTTTAATTCTGTTGAAGTGGGATCAAATTTTTCGACTTCTATCAAAGAAGAAAAACCAACACGATGGTTCTTTAAGTGTCATAAATAAATGAAAGCAGTAGGGATGGTTGTTGAATATAATCCATTTCACAATGGGCATCGCTACCACCTTCAGCAAGCGAAAAAAATTTCCGGGGCAGATGTAACGGTAGCGGTAATGAGTGGTAATTTTACCCAGCGTGGTGAACCGACAATCGTTGATAAATGGTCGCGGGCTAGGGCTGCAGTGATGAATGGCGTGGACCTTGTAATTGAACTACCGGTTTTTTATGCTGTCCAACCAGCACACCGGTTTGCCGGAGGAGCGCTGAGTCTCTTAAATGCTCTTGGCGTTGACTCGATTGTCTTTGGGAGCGAGCATCCAGAATGGGATTTTGCCCGTTTGGTGAAGGCTGAAGAAGCTTTTAACCAGGAAAGTTTTAACAAGTATAATGCAACTTATGCCACCCAATTTAACGAGCAATTGAAGGAACAAACTGGTGTCACCCTGATTGATCCCAATGATATTTTAGCTTTTGCTTATACCAAAGCTAAAATCAACCAGGGTTATCATTTTGAATTGCTGCCTATCAAGCGACAAGGGAGTAACTATCACGACCAGCAAATCAAAGGAAAGATTGCGAGTGCGAGTGCAATTCGTCAGGCAATCAATGAAAAGGGCGATTACCGGCAAGCTGTTCCACAAGTGATGGGAGATATATTGGCGGCAATAAAGAGTATTCCTTCATGGACAGACCTTTATCCTTTATTACGTAATCAGCTTATTCAAGCGCCTGTTTCAACCCTTCAGTCAACTTATCTAATGGCGGAAGGATTAGAATATCGGATGAAGGAAGCTGCCCAGCGGAGTCTTGACTTTAATTCGTTTATGAAATTCACCAAGACTAAACGGTATACTTATGCCCACTTATTGCGAGTTTGTTTATACACTATCTTGCAGATTACCCAAGAGGAAGTAGCTGAGCATAGTAAACATCCTTATCTTCATGTCTTGGCCTTTAATAAGCAAGGCCGTGAATACCTTCATGAGGTAAAAAAACAGCTTGATCTACCGCTGATTACAAAAGTCGACCAAGAAATGCGGGATCAATTGCTTAACCTTGATTACCGAGCAGGAAAACTATATCAGTTATTTATGCCGGCTGAACAAGATTTAAAGCACCCGCCGATAATTATTAATTAATTGAAATGGTCGTTAGCTGAATTACATCGTTACCAAGATGAACCACTTCATATTCAAAGTACTTTTGATCTGAACGCATCATTAACGAAGCTGTTTCCAGATATTATTTTAGCTGTTCAACCAGTTAAAGTTGATGGTTACGTTACTTATGACGATGGTGATGCAACGATTAGCGCTCATGTTACAACGACGTTAACCGTTCCATCTAGTCGCTCGTTAACACCCGTTCAATTACCGCTCGATTTTACGTTCTCAGAGACGTATATCGATGATCGTTCACACTTTGCCCGCTATGAGGATGAAGATGAGGTTGTTTTCCTTATTAAAAAGGGTGATTCAATTGATTTTGATACTGCATTAGCGGAAAACATCGTTGAACAGGTACCGCTACGGGTTCTTTCTGCCGAAGAAAAATCTGGCAAACCAATGCCAAATGGAAAAGGTTGGAGTGTTATCTCTGAAGATGACTACAAGGCCCAGCAGCAGAAAGATGACAAAGTTGATCCACGTCTCGCTAAGTTGCAAAACCTTTTTCCTGATCAGGATAACAAAAAATAGATGGCTGTTCCAGCACGGAAGACTTCAAAGACTAAGAAGCGTATGCGTCGGGGTCACATCAAGTTAAATGTACCTGGCCTTACCCCTTGCCCAAACTGTGGTGAACTTCGCAAGTCCCACATGGTATGCCCAAGTTGTGGTTACTACGACGGCAAGCAAGTTGTTAACACTAACAACTAAATGAGTCGAATTTTAATTATTGAGGATGAGGAAAATTTAGCAAATTTTGTAGAACTTGAATTAAAGCATGAAGGTTACGATACAGATGTTGAACTTGATGGTCGTGCTGGATTAGAAGCAGCTTTAAATCAAGATTTTGATGTGATTTTGCTAGACTTGATGCTCCCAGAGTTAAATGGGATTGAAGTTGCACGGCGGGTTCGTGAAATAAAAGATACACCAATTATTATCATGACCGCTCGTGATTCTGTTATTGACCGTGTCTCTGGTTTAGATCATGGGGCAGATGATTATATTGTTAAGCCATTTGCGATTGAAGAACTCCTTGCACGGGTCCGGGCGTTATTGCGGCGAATCAGTATTGAAGATGGTAATAATAAGGAACATCAAACAACGGTCAATTACAAGGATCTTACCATTGAAAAAGAGAACCGGGTTGTTCGTCGCGGCGATGAAGTAATTAACCTTACCAAGCGGGAATACGAATTACTGTTGATCTTAATGGAAAATATCAATGTTGTTATGTCACGAAAAGACCTTTTGAGTAAGGTATGGGGTTATGATTCCAAGGTTGAAACCAATGTTGTTGATGTTTATATTCGGTACTTGCGGAATAAGATTGACCGTCCTGGTGAAAAGAGCTACATCCAAACGGTTCGTGGTACTGGATATGTGATTCGCTCCTAGATGAAGCAAAAAGATGAAAGACGGTTTGTTTCACTAAAAATTAAGTGGGCAGCTGGAACGGCATTAGGGTCATTAATCATCTTTTGTATCGTTGCGATGGCATTGTTTAGCGCGTTTACGCAAAATTTATTTCATCAAGAAAGACAATTATTGAATCAAGGGATGACTAATATTAGTACACAATTAAGTACTGTTGATAAGCCCTTAACTAAAAAGAATGTTAGTCACCTTATTGATCCAGACAGAAACCGGTCGAATATTATTTCTGGAGAGGAATATAAACGACCGGTAATTAAAGAGTTAAGTGATGGACACTTGGTTATTAATATTTATAATCCTGATGGAAAGAATATTTTGAGTACTGGTCGTTATATTAAAAAGCCGCAGTTTACGACTAATCGCAATATTCATATTGCTGCTGGGCCTGATCATGATGTGTTGGTCGGGCAGATGCCAATTTATGGTCAGAATAATCGGCAGTTGATTGGGTACTTACAAGTTGAAAATAACCTTGACGCTTATATGCAAAGTTATCATCAGTTGGCATTAGTATGTATCTTGGCTCTCTGCCTGGTTTTGATTGCGAGTGGGCTATTGGGATACTTTCTTTCCCTCTTTCTCCTTCGACCATTGGATGGAATTCATGACACAGTTAAGGAGATTAGTGCAGATCCTACTAAAGATGTCCGGGTACCGACTACCAATCGTAACGATGAACTAGCAGAATTGATAACAATGTTTAATGAAATGCTTGATCGAATGCAGCGGTATATCGACCAGCAGTCACAATTTGTCAGTGATGTTAGTCATGAACTCCGAACCCCTGTTGCGATTATTCAAGGACACTTAGAGATGCTTCAGCGATGGGGCAAGGATGATCCAAAAGTGCTGGATGACTCAATTAAGGCAACATTAATTGAAACGCGCCGGATGAAAAACTTGGTTCAAGAAATGCTTGATTTGAGCCGAGCAGAGCAAGTAGAGATTAATTTCCGCAACCAGCATACGATTGTTAATGATGTGGTTCACCAGGTCTACAATAACTTTAAGATGCTATATCCAGACTTTACTTTCCGTTTGGACGACGATCTGAAAGAACCAATCATGGTTGATATTTATCGCGATCATCTTGAACAGGTCCTTGTGATTTTATGTGACAATGCTGTCAAATATTCCACTGATGATCATAAAGAGATCCATATTATTCTTTCACGGGGAATGAATACTGTTGAGATTGGTATTCAAGACTTTGGTGAAGGGATCTCACCGGAAAATGTAAAACGGGTCTTTGATCGCTTCTATCGAGTAGATAAGGCTCGTAGTCGTAAGAAAGGCGGCAATGGATTAGGTCTTTCAATTGCCAAACGACTAATTGAAGGTTACCATGGTTCGATTACCCTAGAAAGTTCAGTCGGTGCTGGATCATTGTTTAGAATCATTTTACCGATTATTGAAGATCCAGAGACAAAAAAATAAGTGGCTGCGAAAGAGCAGAAAAAATTAATCACAACGCCAACATTGGTGTTAATGATTATTTCGACAATATATGGGTTTGGTAATGTTTCAATAGCCTATGATCAAATGGCATATGCGGGGATGTTTTGGTACATCCTTGCTGGAGTTTGTTTCTTCTTCCCCTGTTGTTTGATGATGGCTGAATATGGTTCGGCATTTAAGGACGCCAAAGGGGGAATCTATTCCTGGTTAGCTGGTTCGATAGGGGAACAGCTGGCCTTTATCGGAACCTTTATTTGGTTAGCGAGTTGGGTTCTGTGGCTAGTATCAAGTGCTTCTCGACTTTGGATAACATTGTCGGCACTATTATTTGGCCATGATACTACCCAACAATGGCATTTTTGGATCTTTAATTCTAATCAGTTAATTGGTATCTTGGCCATTCTTTTTGTCTTACTTGTAACCTTACTGAGTTCCCAGGGAATTAATGGGATTACGAAAATCAGCTCATTTGGTGGAGCGTTTATGATTGGAATGAATGCAATTTTTATTATTGCAAGTTTAGTAACGATTATTGCTAACAAGGGGGTTACTGCCCAGCCTATTCATGGTATTAGCAGTTTTATTGAGTCGCCTAATCCTGCTTTTAAGACGCCAATTGCGATTATTTCATTCGTTGTTTACGCAATCTTTGCATATGGTGGAATGGAAAATATAGGTGGAGTTACTGATAGTATGAAGAATCCAGCGAAGACATTTCCAAGAGGCTTAGTTATTGGTTCGCTCTTAACGATTGGCAGTTATGTGCTAATGATTTTAATGACTGGCTTTAGTGTTAATTACAATCATGTTATTGCAAAATCAAGCGTTAACTTAGGTAATGTTACTTATGTTGTCTTTAATCAATTAGGATACCAACTAGGTGTGTCACTAGGGTTAAGACATGCTACTAATATTTTTCTTGGTGTTCTCTTTACGCGAATGATTGCGTTAGCTGGCCTGATGGGGATGTTAGGAGCAATGTTCCTGTTAGTTTACTCCCCGATTAAGTCCTTTATCATGGGAGCTAATCCTGAGTTATGGCCTAAAAAAATTGTGACATTGAACAAACACGGGATGCCAGCATATGCAATGTGGATTCAGGCAATTTTTGTTTCGTGTATTATTTTCTTAGTTGCATTTGGGGGTTCAGCAGCTGCTAGTTTTTACCAAATCTTGACAGATATGGTTAATGTTTCAACCTGTGCCCCGTATATCTTCCTTGTTGGTGCATTCCCATTCTTTCAAAAGAAGGATATCCCACATGATTTTGTAGTATTTAAGAATCATTTTTGGACAAATGTATTAGTTGTCTTTGTTGAGATAATTGTTTGCCTAGGAATCATCTTTACATGCATCCAACCAATTATTGAGCATGATTTTCAAACTGCATTCTGGACGGCATTTGGTCCGGTCTTCTTTGGGATTGTTGCTTTGATTTTCTACAATCACGCATCAAAGAAGATTACAAAGTAGGGCTGGGAGAAAACTTTTGTTTTCTCTCAGCCTCAACTACTTTTATGAATAATAGTAAGATAACGTGGAACTAGCTTCGCGTCGCCACAAGGCTCGAGTCTAAGTACGAACGATAATCAGCCCGTGCCGTGCTAATCACCGTTCTATCCTTAGCCCACCGCCTTGTCGAGAAGGTTATTTTCCACTTACTATGGATTTACCAATGTCAATTACGAAGGAAGTACGGCATTATGTTGTTCGTAATGTTGTCGCCACCCTTGGGATGTCAATGTATATTATTATTGACACCCTTTTTATTTCAATCGCGGCGGGAGCTTTAGGCTTAACTACTCTTAACCTGGTGCTGCCCCTGTTCAACGTTTTTAATGGAACTGGACTATTATTGGGAGTCGGTGGCGCCACAATCTTTTCGTTAAATAAAGTTATGCATCCTGAGAGAATAAAATCATTATTTAGTCAACTGATGATTTTTGCTTTTACTTTCGGTCTTATCCTAGCAATCCTATTAAACATTTTTGCGACTCCAGTAGTTAATTTCCTTGGGGCAGATGATGCCACTCGTCAGATGGCAATCATTTATTTACGAATAATTTCATGGAGCGGACCTCTCTATATGGCTAACTACATTGCCATTAATTTCATTCGTAATGATGGCAATCCCACGTTAACCATGAAGGCCACCTTAACTGAAACATTATCTGTTATTCTCATCGACTGGTTCTTTATCTTTGGAATGGGTCTTAAATTGGAAGGAGCAGCATTGGCAGTGTTATTTTCGCCAGCAATTAGCTTGATGGTTTTAAGTTTTCATCGGAAGTTTGCCGGACGACAATTACAATGGCACTGGGTTGTCCCTCACCTAAAAAACATTTGGCGCTCAGCACGTTTAGGGGTTGCTTCAGCATTAAACGAATTAAGTACTGGTGTTAGTATCTATTTCTTTAACCATGTTTTATTGCAACTAGCTAATAACTATGCCGTTGCCGCATATGGCGTTATTTCCAACATTGCCATCGTTGTGCTAGCAATTGCTAATGGAGTAGCGCTCGGTGTTCAACCGCTTGCTAGTCGGGAATTTGGTAAATACGAATACAAGAATGTATCGATGACATTAAAAAATGGGATTATCATTACCCTCTTTCTAGCAACAATCAGCTTTATTATCCTAATTACCTTTAAGCATCCAATTATTGAAGTTTTTAACACTTCTCATTCTGGTCAACTCCTCGCCTATGCTAGTGTTGGCCTCCCGATTTACTTTACAAGTGTATTCTTCAGCGCGTTAAATCTATTGTTCATCCTTTTCTTAACAGCAATTGGATCAGCGCGGGCATCATTCTCTTTATCGATTCTTCGTGGTTATATTATCCTTCTCCCCGCAATCTTTATTCTGGCAAAAGTTGCCGGAATTAATGGGGTCTGGGCAGCAGTTCCTTTTACTGAATTTGTTATTACTTGCATCGGTGGAATTATCATTTACCAGCGACTTAAAAAATTGAATAAAGAGTAAATGATTAAACCAATTATTAAAGACCAACAATTACTTGCTAAAAAAGCAACCCTAACTACTAAAGCTGATTTGCCCCTTGCAAACGATCTTATCGATACTCTTAATGCTCACCAAGCTGAATGTGTTGGAATGGCTGCCAATATGATTGGTGTAAATAAGAATGCAATTATTGCACGAATCGGGCCCTTTAATGTCGTAATGTTTAATCCGCAAATTGTCGCTAAAAGTCACCCTTATCAAACTACAGAAGGATGTCTTTCATTGAGCGGAACGCGTCCTACTAAACGTTATAAGCAAATTACCGTTAAATTTCGTAATCAGAGCTGGCAAGTGCAAACATTAGAACTTACGGATTTTGCTGCTGAGATTATTCAACATGAAATTGACCATTGTAATGGAATTATAATATAAATGAAACGAAAACGAATAACGATCGCTGGGGGTCTCTTTACCCTCCTGCTGCTTCTTAGCGGATGTGTACGGACTACTAAGAGCGGTCGACCATACGGGTTTGTCTATGACTATATGGCTAAACCAATGCAGCACTTGATGGAATGGTTAGCTAGCCACATGGGCAATAACTACGGTTGGGCAATTATTGTCATTGTGGTAGTTGTGCGAACAATTCTTTTACCGGTGATGTTCTCACAAATGAAAAAATCAACCATTATGCAAGAAAAGATGTCCAAGGTTCAACCATTGATTAAAGAACTAACAGAAAAGCAAAAAGCAGCCAAGACTCCTGAAGAACAGGCTGCGGTTAGTCAACAAATGATGGCTCTGTACCGGGATAACAACATTAGCTTAACTGGCGGAATCGGCTGTCTCCCATTGTTAATTCAACTGCCAATTTTTGCCGCCTTATATGCTGCTATCCGTTATTCTCCAGACCTTTACCATGCAACTTTCTTTGGGATTCCACTTGGTAAGCCAAGTATTATCTTAGCGGTCTTATCTTTTATTGCCTATGCTGCTCAGAGTTATCTTGGGCTTGTCAGTGTTCCTGAAGCCCAGAAGAAACAAATGAAGGCTGCTATTTGGATGAGTCCTTTCATGACCTTCTTCATTTCTATCACTTCTTCTGCCGGATTAGGTCTTTACTTCTTCATTGGTGGATTATTTGCCATCTTACAAACCTTGATGGTCAATGCTTACCGTCCGCGGATTCGTCGCCAAATTGAGGAAGAGAGCAAGAAGAATCCAATTAAAATGCCAGAAGCACCAGTAATTAACACCCCTAGTTCTTCAACTAAACCGACTGATGCAATTGACCAATTACGTAAAGGCGATGCCAAGCCAAGCGATCAAGCAAACCGTAATCGTCAACGTAATGCTGGCAAACAGCAACATCATAAAAAATAAATGGTTAATTATCATCTTACCATTACTGGACGCGTTCAAGGAGTTGGATTCCGCTGGAGCGTCTATCAGTTGGCACAACAAGCAGAAATAGAAGGGATCGTTATGAATAAGCATGATGGGAGCGTTTATTGCGAATTGCAGGGTCCCATTGAGATTGTTAAACAATTAATCTCTAAAATTAAAGCTGGACCCACTCCTTATGCTCGAATTACTAAGGTTAAAATCATCGAAGGAAGCCTGCAAAACTACCATCATTCATTTCAAATCACGCATTAGATGGAACAATTAACATCAATTCATAATCAGCACGTTAAAGATTGGAAGAAGCTGCAAACCAAAAAAGTACGGCGTCAGACTGGTACTTACCTGTTAGACGGCTGGCACTTAGTTCAAGAGGCATCCAAAGCTGGAATCGAGCTCTTAGAAGTAGTCGGAACAGCTGAACAATTAGCTACCCATCCAGAGCTTGAAGGAATGGCTAATGCAACCTATGAAGTTACTGAAGAGATCATGAAGCATATTACTGATACGGTAACGCCTCAAGGGATTGCCGCGGTTGTTGCTTTACCAGATTCTCATCGTTTACCAGCAGAGCCATTGCATGGGGCATGGCTTTTCCTCGACCGGGTTCAAGATCCAGGAAACGTGGGGACAATGGTGCGGACAGCAGATGCCGCTGGGTTTACTGGAGTAGTAGTTGGACAACGCTCAGCAGACTTATTTGGTCCCAAAGTTGTTCGTTCAATGCAAGGAAGTCAATTTCACCTTCAAATGTTTGAGGGTGACTTAAGAAAGTGGATTGATGATTTTAAATCAATCAATGCTCCGGTGTATGGAACGCAACTGAATCCCCAAGCCAAAAACTTCCGGACTGTTGATCCTGGTGATACTTTTGCCTTAATTATGGGCAATGAAGGGCAGGGGATGAGCGACGATCTTCTTTCACAAACAACTGATAATCTCTATATTCCAATGCGTGGTGAAGCCGAATCGCTTAACGTCGCTATCTCTGCAGGAATTTTAATGTTTCAGCTTAATCAAAATCTAGATTAAATGAAATCAAAAAATGAATGGCGCACCGATAAAGAGTATGTTTCAATCGTTGCCGATCTTTTAGCCCAGCCAGCTGTCCAAAAGCTAGCGAACTATACTCAGCATCATCACTCTACCCGCCTGCAACATTCTATTGCGGTTTCGTATGATAGCTACAAAATTGCTAAAAAAATGCATCTTGATTATCGCAGTACTGCGCGGGCAGGTCTCTTGCATGATCTTTTTTATTATGATTGGCGGACGACTAAGTTTAATTTAGGAACCCATGCATTTATTCATCCCCGAGTTGCATTACGCAATGCTGAAAAGCTAACCCCGTTAAATAAAAAAGAAAAGGATATTATCCTCAAGCATATGTTTGGCGCAACGTTGGCAGTGCCACGCTATCCGGAGAGTTTAATTGTATCGCTAGTTGATGATTTCGAAGCAGAGCATGAATTCTTTGGCCCGCTACGTGCAAAGATGCGTCGAAAGATTAAGAAACGTCGAATGCAAACAACTTGGTAGATGGAACAATTAGTAGCAGAAAAGGCACTTGATGAAGACTGTAAACTTTGTCCAAAATTTACACGTACGTTTATGATCTTGGGAAAGAAATGGAACGGATTAATCATTGAAGTACTACTTAAAAATGGCAACATGCGATTTAAGGATATTGCCAGTAGCATTGCAAAGTGCAGCGATCGAGTTTTA
The genomic region above belongs to Limosilactobacillus reuteri and contains:
- a CDS encoding nucleotidyltransferase; translated protein: MKAVGMVVEYNPFHNGHRYHLQQAKKISGADVTVAVMSGNFTQRGEPTIVDKWSRARAAVMNGVDLVIELPVFYAVQPAHRFAGGALSLLNALGVDSIVFGSEHPEWDFARLVKAEEAFNQESFNKYNATYATQFNEQLKEQTGVTLIDPNDILAFAYTKAKINQGYHFELLPIKRQGSNYHDQQIKGKIASASAIRQAINEKGDYRQAVPQVMGDILAAIKSIPSWTDLYPLLRNQLIQAPVSTLQSTYLMAEGLEYRMKEAAQRSLDFNSFMKFTKTKRYTYAHLLRVCLYTILQITQEEVAEHSKHPYLHVLAFNKQGREYLHEVKKQLDLPLITKVDQEMRDQLLNLDYRAGKLYQLFMPAEQDLKHPPIIIN
- the rpmF gene encoding 50S ribosomal protein L32, whose product is MAVPARKTSKTKKRMRRGHIKLNVPGLTPCPNCGELRKSHMVCPSCGYYDGKQVVNTNN
- the yjeM gene encoding glutamate/gamma-aminobutyrate family transporter YjeM — encoded protein: MAAKEQKKLITTPTLVLMIISTIYGFGNVSIAYDQMAYAGMFWYILAGVCFFFPCCLMMAEYGSAFKDAKGGIYSWLAGSIGEQLAFIGTFIWLASWVLWLVSSASRLWITLSALLFGHDTTQQWHFWIFNSNQLIGILAILFVLLVTLLSSQGINGITKISSFGGAFMIGMNAIFIIASLVTIIANKGVTAQPIHGISSFIESPNPAFKTPIAIISFVVYAIFAYGGMENIGGVTDSMKNPAKTFPRGLVIGSLLTIGSYVLMILMTGFSVNYNHVIAKSSVNLGNVTYVVFNQLGYQLGVSLGLRHATNIFLGVLFTRMIALAGLMGMLGAMFLLVYSPIKSFIMGANPELWPKKIVTLNKHGMPAYAMWIQAIFVSCIIFLVAFGGSAAASFYQILTDMVNVSTCAPYIFLVGAFPFFQKKDIPHDFVVFKNHFWTNVLVVFVEIIVCLGIIFTCIQPIIEHDFQTAFWTAFGPVFFGIVALIFYNHASKKITK
- a CDS encoding DUF177 domain-containing protein, encoding MKWSLAELHRYQDEPLHIQSTFDLNASLTKLFPDIILAVQPVKVDGYVTYDDGDATISAHVTTTLTVPSSRSLTPVQLPLDFTFSETYIDDRSHFARYEDEDEVVFLIKKGDSIDFDTALAENIVEQVPLRVLSAEEKSGKPMPNGKGWSVISEDDYKAQQQKDDKVDPRLAKLQNLFPDQDNKK
- the rsfS gene encoding ribosome silencing factor, which gives rise to MDSKQLLEMVVKAADGRRAEDIVALKVDEISPMADYFVIMTGGSDRQVQAITNAIVEKAHEENVKIGSVEGKNHAQWVLVDLGDVVVHVFREETRQFYNLEKLWADAPLVNINDWIND
- the yidC gene encoding membrane protein insertase YidC; this encodes MKRKRITIAGGLFTLLLLLSGCVRTTKSGRPYGFVYDYMAKPMQHLMEWLASHMGNNYGWAIIVIVVVVRTILLPVMFSQMKKSTIMQEKMSKVQPLIKELTEKQKAAKTPEEQAAVSQQMMALYRDNNISLTGGIGCLPLLIQLPIFAALYAAIRYSPDLYHATFFGIPLGKPSIILAVLSFIAYAAQSYLGLVSVPEAQKKQMKAAIWMSPFMTFFISITSSAGLGLYFFIGGLFAILQTLMVNAYRPRIRRQIEEESKKNPIKMPEAPVINTPSSSTKPTDAIDQLRKGDAKPSDQANRNRQRNAGKQQHHKK
- a CDS encoding peptide deformylase, whose product is MIKPIIKDQQLLAKKATLTTKADLPLANDLIDTLNAHQAECVGMAANMIGVNKNAIIARIGPFNVVMFNPQIVAKSHPYQTTEGCLSLSGTRPTKRYKQITVKFRNQSWQVQTLELTDFAAEIIQHEIDHCNGIII
- the yqeK gene encoding bis(5'-nucleosyl)-tetraphosphatase (symmetrical) YqeK, giving the protein MNEELVYNKSYIPMTRSELIDRLKKALKNKRFQHVLRVEKTAIELAAQYGVDIEKASIAGLCHDYAKQRPDEDFIAEIKKKGLNPLLLDYGNAIWHGVVGAELIKDELGIWDEDILNAVRHHTTGAPVMTKLEQVIYMADYIEPGRDFAGVKKARVITAANLQAGVAYQTKHTLAYLIENGKPVYPKTIDTYNAWVPQYEGEID
- a CDS encoding response regulator transcription factor, with the protein product MSRILIIEDEENLANFVELELKHEGYDTDVELDGRAGLEAALNQDFDVILLDLMLPELNGIEVARRVREIKDTPIIIMTARDSVIDRVSGLDHGADDYIVKPFAIEELLARVRALLRRISIEDGNNKEHQTTVNYKDLTIEKENRVVRRGDEVINLTKREYELLLILMENINVVMSRKDLLSKVWGYDSKVETNVVDVYIRYLRNKIDRPGEKSYIQTVRGTGYVIRS
- a CDS encoding MATE family efflux transporter: MDLPMSITKEVRHYVVRNVVATLGMSMYIIIDTLFISIAAGALGLTTLNLVLPLFNVFNGTGLLLGVGGATIFSLNKVMHPERIKSLFSQLMIFAFTFGLILAILLNIFATPVVNFLGADDATRQMAIIYLRIISWSGPLYMANYIAINFIRNDGNPTLTMKATLTETLSVILIDWFFIFGMGLKLEGAALAVLFSPAISLMVLSFHRKFAGRQLQWHWVVPHLKNIWRSARLGVASALNELSTGVSIYFFNHVLLQLANNYAVAAYGVISNIAIVVLAIANGVALGVQPLASREFGKYEYKNVSMTLKNGIIITLFLATISFIILITFKHPIIEVFNTSHSGQLLAYASVGLPIYFTSVFFSALNLLFILFLTAIGSARASFSLSILRGYIILLPAIFILAKVAGINGVWAAVPFTEFVITCIGGIIIYQRLKKLNKE
- a CDS encoding class I SAM-dependent DNA methyltransferase is translated as MIYQSFAQLYDQLFDPEMYQKWEKFTIKNLPANTKSILDLAGGSGRLGVMLAARGFDVTVADFSAEMLSIADQHATEAGVSMNLLQADMRDLSALPQYDAITCYADSFCYLDDAAAVQKTFNEIADHLKDNGVFLFDVISPYQTDVIYPGYMFNYEDKDHQRAFMWQSFKDDDVEHGVIHELAFFTRDNDGRYDRVGETHYERAYELPLLKQMLSQAGFNSVEVGSNFSTSIKEEKPTRWFFKCHK
- a CDS encoding HAMP domain-containing histidine kinase gives rise to the protein MKQKDERRFVSLKIKWAAGTALGSLIIFCIVAMALFSAFTQNLFHQERQLLNQGMTNISTQLSTVDKPLTKKNVSHLIDPDRNRSNIISGEEYKRPVIKELSDGHLVINIYNPDGKNILSTGRYIKKPQFTTNRNIHIAAGPDHDVLVGQMPIYGQNNRQLIGYLQVENNLDAYMQSYHQLALVCILALCLVLIASGLLGYFLSLFLLRPLDGIHDTVKEISADPTKDVRVPTTNRNDELAELITMFNEMLDRMQRYIDQQSQFVSDVSHELRTPVAIIQGHLEMLQRWGKDDPKVLDDSIKATLIETRRMKNLVQEMLDLSRAEQVEINFRNQHTIVNDVVHQVYNNFKMLYPDFTFRLDDDLKEPIMVDIYRDHLEQVLVILCDNAVKYSTDDHKEIHIILSRGMNTVEIGIQDFGEGISPENVKRVFDRFYRVDKARSRKKGGNGLGLSIAKRLIEGYHGSITLESSVGAGSLFRIILPIIEDPETKK
- a CDS encoding acylphosphatase, whose translation is MVNYHLTITGRVQGVGFRWSVYQLAQQAEIEGIVMNKHDGSVYCELQGPIEIVKQLISKIKAGPTPYARITKVKIIEGSLQNYHHSFQITH